One Pyrenophora tritici-repentis strain M4 chromosome 5, whole genome shotgun sequence DNA window includes the following coding sequences:
- a CDS encoding EST1-DNA-bind domain containing protein — translation MVEEKCRNVDHAQAAAAAQEVEARTNLASDHWNALIALHRTLLHEHHDFFLASQHPSSSPALRRLAGEYSMPARMWCHGIYTFLQLLRRRLPESMDYMLAFIHLAYQMVALLYETVPAFEDMWMECLGNIGYYRITIEKDVSDRDMWIGVARSWYVKAADKNPTVGRLYHHLAILARPRVLLQMYYHSRSLASVKPFQRARESMKELLDPIVKKAQHTPLDDLSKEEVFVLAHASQFNHSSIKEDSFGINKPTAKFSAPKEKFFEKLDIYSGHITSEWKDLGVHVAVANIAGWFYYGEDKNLIRHAFLQQLYPPTPQPTCENAVIAEAPSDEQEKSKEKEEVKIPETAEAWKKEIDKMKSDNCHYKNAKLLTNETSALVFRRRGENVLPHVHVMLAFLFNVASSKHISSLIADAPWTELVAFLNALIKTTIRLSQSKNEKQDINTLLATDLFSREGKRDDKLPLPEDYHIRGQIWAQHFPEKWFERKHDEEER, via the exons ATGGTTGAGGAAAAGTGTAGGAATGTCGACCATGCTCAAGCTGCTGCCGCCGCGCAGGAGGTTGAAGCTAGGACTAATCTTGCTTCCGATCATTGGAACGCTTTGATTGCTCTTCACCGTACTCTATTACACGAGCACCACGATTTCTTTTTAGCCAGTCAGCACCCTTCCTCGTCGCCTGCGTTACGTCGTCTTGCGGGTGAGTACTCGATGCCGGCGCGTATGTGGTGCCATGGCATATACACTTTCTTACAGCTACTTCGAAGACGTCTGCCTGAGAGCATGGATTATATGCTGGCTTTCATCCATCTAGCGTACCAGATGGTAGCGCTTTTATACGAGACGGTTCCCGCATTTGAGGATATGTGGATGGAATGCCTTGGGAACATTGGGTATTACCGCATAACTATCGAGAAAGATGTCTCCGATCGCGACATGTGGATCGGAGTAGCACGCTCCTGGTACGTCAAGGCTGCCGACAAGAACCCCACTGTAGGGCGGTTGTACCATCATCTGGCTATTCTCGCACGACCACGTGTGTTACTCCAGATGTACTACCACTCCCGGTCTTTGGCTTCTGTCAAGCCGTTCCAGAGAGCCCGTGAATCGATGAAGGAACTACTAGATCCAATCGTTAAGAAGGCGCAGCACACTCCCCTAGACGATCTTTCAAAAGAGGAGGTCTTTGTCTTGGCGCATGCCTCCCAGTTTAACCATAGTTCCATCAAGGAAGACTCATTTGGCATCAACAAGCCCACTGCCAAGTTTTCAGCACCTAAGGAAAAATTCTTTGAGAAGTTGGACATATACTCCGGTCACATAACTTCAGAGTGGAAGGACCTAGGGGTCCACGTCGCCGTGGCCAACATAGCGGGATGGTTCTATTATGGAGAGGACAAAAACCTCATTCGACACGCCTTTCTCCAACAGCTGTACCCACCAACTCCGCAACCTACGTGTGAGAACGCTGTAATTGCGGAAGCTCCCTCGGACGAACAGGAAAAGTCAAAGGAAAAAGAAGAAGTCAAAATTCCAGAAACGGCTGAAGCTTGGAAAAAAGAGATTGATAAGATGAAAAGTGATAATTGCCATTACAAGAACGCCAAACTCCTCACCAACGAGACATCCGCCCTCGTTTTCCGCCGTCGCGGCGAGAACGTCCTTCCTCACGTACATGTCATGCTCGCATTCCTTTTCAACGTTGCTTCCAGTAAACACATTTCTTCTCTCATTGCCGACGCTCCCTGGACCGAACTCGTTGCTTTCCTGAATGCGCTCATCAAGACTACGATACGACTTAGTCAGTCAAAAAACGAAAAACAAGACATTAATACGTTGCTGGCTACTGACTTATTCTCCCGCGAGGGCAAGAGGGACGACAAGTTGCCGCTGCCAGAGGACTACCACATCCGAGGCCAGATCTGGGCACAACATTTCCCGGAGAAGTGGTTCGAGAGGAAGCACGATGAAGAGGAGCG ATAG
- a CDS encoding WD40 repeat protein: MDGLSGAASVVAVIDISAKITLICYQYSIAVKDAKDDIERVQRKFDDITHILEKLKQLVDSQDKKRLSTTHGLSDSLKRCLRELEDMKVKLDPGKTRKTISRIGLRALKWPFTSKQVDKIVSTLEGYEHTFTLALQVDQTFLVLNMDQKLDLAKLPVATGAAFNSHNEEHNARCLPNTRTELLEQITRWANDEGGKPIFWLSGMAGTGKSTIARTVAQSFASRGQLGASFFFKKGEGERGNASRFFTTMATDLVAHEPSMLPSIRKALNKDSAISQRALKDQFEKLVLQPLLEIKQARSPVLARVVIIDALDECEREQDIRTVLQLLAQTKDVRPVPLRIVVTSRPELHIRLGFEEMSNGTYQDLILHEVARSTIEHDIRLFLEHELSAIRKERRLASDWPATQQILALVELAVPLFIYAATVCRYVGTKGGDPEEYLNKVLQYPKAAFSQLDRTYLPVLNQLLGEQEERDKEDWLQVFRGLVGSIVVLESPLSIGPLARLLQVSQKQVERRLDALHSVLSIPNDELVPIRLLHLSFREFLVDPQKQGKSPFWVDEKSTHNKLASRCLELMSGPSGLRQDMCGLSGPGVLRSEIDEGTVASSLLPDLQYACRYWIAHLEQSKQAIVDGDTTHLFLQKHLLHWLEAMSLMRESSRCAHLLDSLQALAAPSASFVSAFLHDAQRFVLRFQFILVDAPLQVYYSALVFAPERSLVWRTFADQVPQEAEMLSIKEANWDACRSTLEGHSSYVTAVTFSPDGHLVASASWDKTVRLWEAATGTCRITLEGHSDYVRAVAFSPDGELVASASRDKTVRLWEVATGTCRSTLEGHFDDVSAVAFSLDGQLVASASDDNTIRLWEAVTGTCRSTLEGHSREVRAVAFSPDGQLVASASSDNTVRLWEAVTGTCRSTLEGHSSSVTAVAFSPDEQLVASASSDSTVRLWEVATGTCRSTLEGHSRVVRAVAFSPDGQLVASASSDNTVRLWEAATGTCCSTLEGHSREVRAVAFSPDGQLVASVSWDKTVRLWEAAAGTCRSILEGHSYYVRAVAFSPDGQLVASASEDTTVRLWEAATGTRCSTLRGHSKFVTAVAFSPDGELVASASGDNTVRLWEVATGACRSMLEGHSSPVAMVAFSPDGHLVASASGDNTVRLWEAATGTCCSTLEGHSSPVMAVAFSPDGHLVASASGDDTGS, encoded by the exons ATGGACGGCCTTTCGGGTGCAGCAAGCGTCGTTGCAGTAATCGACATATCCGCCAAGATCACCTTGATCTGCTACCAGTATTCTATAGCTGTCAAGGACGCGAAGGATGACATCGAGCGCGTGCAGAGAAAATTTGATGACATCACGCACATTCTGGAGAAGCTCAAGCAACTCGTCGACAGCCAGGACAAGAAGCGCCTCTCTACCACTCATGGCCTGTCCGACTCGCTCAAACGATGCCTCCGGGAGCTGGAGGACATGAAGGTGAAGCTGGACCCAGGGAAGACTCGCAAGACTATAAGTCGGATCGGCTTGCGTGCGCTCAAATGGCCGTTCACAAGCAAGCAGGTGGACAAGATTGTTTCGACCTTAGAAGGATACGAGCACACATTCACTTTGGCGCTCCAAGTTGATCAAAC GTTTCTTGTGCTCAATATGGACCAGAAGCTGGATCTTGCTAAACTCCCTGTTGCAACAGGCGCAGCCTTCAACTCCCACAACGAAGAACATAACGCACGATGCCTGCCGAACACCCGCACCGAGCTGCTAGAGCAGATTACGCGATGGGCGAACGATGAGGGTGGCAAACCTATATTCTGGCTGAGTGGCATGGCTGGCACGGGAAAGTCTACTATTGCGCGGACTGTCGCTCAATCGTTTGCCAGCCGCGGTCAGCTAGGAGCAAGCTTCTTCTTCAAGAAAGGCGAAGGTGAGCGCGGCAATGCTTCACGGTTCTTTACTACCATGGCTACAGACTTAGTAGCGCATGAGCCCAGCATGCTACCTAGCATTAGGAAGGCGCTTAACAAGGACTCGGCTATCTCCCAAAGAGCTCTAAAAGACCAGTTTGAGAAGCTGGTCTTGCAGCCGCTCTTGGAGATAAAGCAGGCGCGCTCGCCAGTTTTGGCACGTGTTGTTATAATCGACGCGCTAGACGAATGTGAGCGGGAGCAAGACATTCGAACAGTCCTTCAGCTGCTTGCCCAGACAAAGGACGTCCGGCCAGTGCCGTTACGGATCGTTGTAACTAGCCGGCCCGAGCTCCACATCCGCCTTGGCTTCGAAGAGATGTCGAACGGCACATACCAAGACCTGATCCTCCACGAAGTCGCAAGGAGCACGATTGAACATGACATACGTCTCTTTCTAGAGCATGAGCTTAGTGCGATACGAAAAGAGCGTAGGTTGGCCTCAGACTGGCCGGCAACACAACAGATTCTAGCGCTGGTCGAGCTTGCTGTGCCGCTATTCATCTATGCTGCTACTGTATGTCGATATGTTGGCACAAAAGGAGGCGACCCTGAAGAGTATCTGAATAAGGTATTGCAGTATCCAAAAGCGGCTTTCTCACAACTCGATCGAACCTACCTTCCCGTCTTAAACCAATTGCTTGGCGAGCAGGAAGAGAGGGATAAAGAAGATTGGCTGCAGGTCTTCCGTGGACTCGTAGGTAGCATAGTCGTATTGGAGAGCCCACTCTCTATCGGCCCCCTTGCGCGTCTCCTTCAAGTCTCACAGAAGCAAGTCGAACGTCGGCTAGACGCCTTGCACTCTGTTCTTAGTATTCCCAACGACGAACTTGTTCCTATCAGGCTACTGCACTTGTCTTTTCGCGAGTTCCTTGTCGATCCACAGAAACAGGGGAAGAGCCCGTTCTGGGTGGACGAGAAAAGTACACACAACAAGCTCGCATCTCGCTGCCTTGAGCTCATGTCTGGACCAAGCGGCCTTCGTCAGGACATGTGCGGTCTTTCAGGCCCTGGGGTGCTTAGGAGCGAGATCGACGAGGGGACGGTGGCTAGCAGCCTGTTACCTGATCTGCAGTATGCGTGTCGCTACTGGATTGCTCATCTCGAGCAGAGTAAGCAAGCTATCGTCGACGGAGACACAACGCACCTCTTTCTCCAGAAGCATCTTCTCCATTGGCTCGAAGCCATGAGTCTGATGAGAGAGTCGAGCCGGTGCGCTCACTTACTTGACAGCCTTCAGGCACTTGCAGCG CCATCTGCAAGCTTTGTTTCAGCCTTCCTTCACGACGCTCAGCGATTCGTGCTGCGGTTCCAGTTTATACTAGTAGATGCTCCACTACAAGTCTATTACTCCGCACTTGTCTTCGCACCAGAGAGGAGTCTAGTATGGCGGACTTTCGCAGATCAAGTGCCACAAGAGGCTGAAATGCTGTCAATAAAGGAAGCAAATTGGGACGCATGTCGCAGCACGCTGGAGGGCCATTCCTCCTACGTCACGGCGGTGACCTTCTCGCCAGACGGGCATCTGGTCGCGTCGGCATCCTGGGACAAGACAGTACGGCTATGGGAGGCGGCGACAGGGACGTGTCGCATCACACTGGAGGGCCATTCTGACTATGTCAGAGCGGTGGCCTTCTCGCCAGACGGGGAGCTGGTCGCGTCGGCATCTAGGGACAAGACAGTAAGGCTGTGGGAGGTGGCGACAGGGACGTGTCGCAGCACACTGGAGGGCCATTTCGACGATGTCAGCGCGGTGGCCTTCTCGCTAGACGGGCAGCTGGTCGCGTCGGCATCTGACGACAACACAATACGGCTGTGGGAGGCGGTGACAGGGACGTGTCGCAGCACGCTGGAGGGCCATTCTAGGGAAGTTAGGGCGGTGGCCTTCTCGCCAGATGGGCAGCTAGTCGCGTCGGCATCTAGCGACAACACAGTACGGCTATGGGAGGCGGTGACAGGGACGTGTCGCAGCACGCTGGAAGGCCATTCCTCCTCGGTCACAGCCGTGGCCTTCTCGCCAGATGAGCAACTGGTTGCGTCGGCGTCTAGCGACAGCACAGTACGGCTATGGGAGGTGGCGACAGGGACGTGTCGCAGCACGCTAGAGGGCCATTCCAGGGTAGTTCGGGCGGTGGCCTTCTCGCCAGATGGGCAGCTAGTCGCGTCGGCATCTAGCGACAACACAGTACGGCTGTGGGAGGCGGCGACAGGGACGTGTTGCAGCACGCTGGAGGGCCATTCTAGGGAAGTTAGGGCGGTGGCCTTCTCGCCAGACGGGCAACTGGTCGCGTCGGTATCCTGGGACAAGACAGTACGGCTTTGGGAGGCGGCCGCAGGGACGTGTCGTAGCATTCTAGAGGGCCATTCTTACTATGTCAGAGCGGTAGCCTTCTCGCCAGATGGGCAGTTGGTCGCGTCGGCATCTGAAGACACGACAGTACGGCTGTGGGAGGCGGCGACAGGGACGCGTTGCAGCACGCTTAGGGGCCATTCCAAGTTTGTCACGGCGGTGGCTTTTTCGCCAGACGGGGAGCTGGTTGCGTCGGCATCTGGCGACAACACAGTACGGCTGTGGGAGGTGGCGACAGGGGCGTGTCGCAGCATGCTGGAGGGCCATTCCTCCCCAGTCGCAATGGTGGCCTTCTCGCCAGACGGGCATCTGGTCGCGTCGGCATCCGGCGACAACACAGTACGGCTGTGGGAGGCGGCGACAGGGACGTGTTGCAGCACACTGGAGGGCCACTCCTCCCCAGTCATGGCGGTAGCCTTCTCGCCAGACGGGCATCTGGTTGCGTCGGCATCCGGCGACGACACA GGTAGTTAG